A stretch of Gemmatimonas aurantiaca T-27 DNA encodes these proteins:
- a CDS encoding DUF305 domain-containing protein, translated as MALSAWHGRSTRTSITTLITTLVVSVGVTPAVSAQSSSDTLTATASRQHTAADIAFMQGMIGHHAQALEMVALVASRSTRLEMESLAERIAVSQRDEISIMQRWLTARGEATSMPHDMHSSHASMPGMLSPAQMDSLRTADGTAFDKLFLQYMIQHHEGALVMVAELLRSPGAAQEPMVFQIMSDVDADQRAEIRRMKMLLAQW; from the coding sequence ATGGCATTGTCGGCATGGCATGGCCGGTCCACACGGACCTCTATCACCACCCTGATCACCACATTGGTGGTCTCAGTGGGCGTGACCCCTGCCGTCAGTGCCCAGAGCTCGTCCGACACGCTCACAGCCACCGCCTCACGACAACACACGGCGGCCGACATTGCCTTCATGCAGGGCATGATCGGCCACCATGCGCAGGCGTTGGAGATGGTGGCGCTGGTCGCCAGCCGCTCCACGCGTCTCGAAATGGAGAGCCTCGCCGAACGCATCGCCGTCTCCCAGCGTGATGAGATTTCCATCATGCAACGCTGGCTGACGGCACGCGGCGAGGCGACCAGCATGCCACACGACATGCATTCGTCGCACGCCTCCATGCCGGGCATGCTCTCACCGGCGCAGATGGACTCGTTGCGCACGGCCGACGGCACAGCCTTCGACAAGTTGTTCCTGCAGTACATGATCCAGCATCACGAAGGGGCGCTGGTCATGGTGGCCGAACTCCTGCGCAGCCCCGGCGCGGCGCAGGAGCCCATGGTCTTTCAGATCATGTCCGATGTCGACGCCGATCAACGCGCCGAGATCCGGCGCATGAAGATGCTGCTCGCGCAGTGGTGA